The sequence ATCCCGGGCACCGCGGCCGCGGCTTCCGGGTCCGGAGCCGGTACGTCGGCAGCGGCCGCCGCCTCGGCGATCAGCCGGTCGTCGGGCGGGATGATCTGCGAGCCGTCGCCGGCGTAGACCTTGTACCCGTTGTCGGCGGCCGGGTTGTGGCTCGCGGTGACGACGATGCCGGCGGCCGCGCCCAGGTGGCGCACCGCGAAGGCGGTGATCGGCGTCGGCAGTGCCTCCTCGATCACGTGCGGCGTGACGCCGAGCGCCACGAGGACATCGACCGTGTCGGCGGCGAACGTCGCCGAGCCGTGCCGCGCGTCCCGCCCCACGACGACGCCCGCGGCCGCCGCATCAGCCCCGCGGTCGCTCACCCACCGGGCGACCCCCGCGGTCGTGCGCCGGACCACGAGGCGGTTCATCCGGGCCGGTCCGCCGCCGAGCTCGCCGCGCAGGCCCGCCGTACCGAACGCGAGCGGGTGGGCGAACCGGGCCTCGATGGCGTCGGTGTCCCCGGCCTCGAGCAAGCCGGTCAGCTCGATGCGGGTCTGCGGGTCGGGATCGCTTCCGACCCACGCCTCGACCTCGGCACGCAGGCCGGCCGGGACGTCGGCCGGCGTCACAGCCGGGTGATCACGTCGGAGATCAGCCGGGCGAGCCCGGGGGCGGCCGCCGCGCCCGCCTCGAGCACCTCCCCGTGCGCGAGCGGTTCTCCGGTCACCCCTGCCGCCGCGTTGGTGACGAGCGAGAGCCCGAGAACCTCGGCGGACAGATGCCGAGCCGCGATCGCCTCGAGCACCGTGGACATCCCGACCAGGTCGGCCCCGGCGGTCCGCAGCATCGAGATCTCGGCCGGCGTCTCGTAGTGCGGGCCGTTCAGCGCTGCGTAGACGCCGTCGACCAGCCCCGGGTCGACCGCTCGAGCGAGCGCACGCAGGCGCGGCGACCAGCAGTCGGTCAGGTCGACGAACCGCGGGCCGTAGCGCACCGGAGGCGGCGGCCCGCCCAGCGGCGAACGACCGGTGAGGTTGAGGTGATCGCGGATGAGGACGGTCTGCCCGACCCGGTACGCCGGGTCGATGCCGCCCGCGGCGTTGGTGAGGATCACCACGCCAGCACCGGCGAGCACCGCCATCCGCACCGGGTGCACGACCTCGGCCGGTGAGCGGCC comes from Mycobacteriales bacterium and encodes:
- a CDS encoding purine-nucleoside phosphorylase, producing the protein MTATDLDTFAAAEAAASELAERTGVDRHQVAVVLGSGWQDAADTLGELRSEVVTTDLPGFVPPTVAGHQGRARSVEISGTPVLVLVGRVHLYEGRSPAEVVHPVRMAVLAGAGVVILTNAAGGIDPAYRVGQTVLIRDHLNLTGRSPLGGPPPPVRYGPRFVDLTDCWSPRLRALARAVDPGLVDGVYAALNGPHYETPAEISMLRTAGADLVGMSTVLEAIAARHLSAEVLGLSLVTNAAAGVTGEPLAHGEVLEAGAAAAPGLARLISDVITRL